The DNA region ATGTCGCGGGTGATGCGGATACCGGCCCGGAACTCCCGCCAGTCCTGCGGATCGGCCATGTAGTTGAACAGGATGCTCGGCGCCCGCCCCGGATCGCGCGAGCGAGCATGGACGCGCCCCTTGCTGGGCGAGCGCATCGAACCGACATGGGCCTGGAAGCCGTGCGCCTCCACCGCGTTGGTGCCGTTGTAGCTGATCGCCACGGGCAGGAAGTGATACTGGATGTTGGGCCAGGGCACATCGTCGCCGGTGCGGATGAAGCCGCCGGCCTCGAACTGGTTGCTGGCGCCGATGCCGGTGCCGCGGAACAGCCATTCGGCGCCGATGGCCGGCTGGTTCCACCATTTCAGCGCCGGATAGAGCGATACCGGCTGGCGGCAATGATACTGGATGTACATCTCCAGATGGTCCTGGAGATCGCCGCCGACCCCCGGCAGGTCGAGCACCGTCTCCACCCCCAGCTCGCGCAGCAGCGGCGAGGGCCCCACCCCCGACCGTTGCAGGATCGCCGGCGAGGCGATGGCCCCGGCGCACAGCAGCACCTCCCGCCGCGCCCGCGCCGTCACCGGCGTGCCGTTGCGCAGATAGGCGACGCCGGCGGCGCGGCGCCCATCGAACAGGATACGGTCGGTCAGCGCATGGGTGACGATGGTCAGCCCCGGCCGGCCGCGCGCCTGATCCAGATAGCCGCGCGCCGTGCTGCACCGCCGCCCCTGCGCCGTCACCGTGCGGTCCATCGGGCCGAAGCCCTCCTGGCGGTAGCCGTTCAGGTCGGCGGTACGGGCATAGCCGGCCTGCACCCCGGCCTCCACCATCGCCTCGTAGAGCGGGTTGACGCCCGGCTTGGCGGTGGTGACGAACAGCGGGCCGGTGCCGCCATGATAGGCGTCGGGACCGATGTCGCGCGTCTCCGCCTTGCGGAAATAGGGCAGGCAGTCGAGATAGCTCCAGTCCTCCAGACCCGGAAGCTCCGACCAGCCGTCATAGTCCAGCGCGTTGCCGCGGATGTAGCACATGCCGTTGATCAGCGACGACCCGCCCAGCCCCTTGCCGCGCCCGCACTCCATCCGGCGGTTGTCCATGTGCGGCTCGGGTTCGGTCTCATAGGCCCAGTTGTAGCGGCGGCCTTGCAGCGGAAAGGCCAGGGCCGCCGGCATCTGGGTGCGGTAGTCCAGCCGGTGGTCGGGTCCGCCGGCCTCCAGCAGCAGGACGCTGACGCCGGCATCCTCGGTCAGGCGGCAGGCCAGCACATTGCCGGCCGACCCGGCGCCGACGATGATGTAATCATACTCGCGCGCCGCAGGGGCGATTGCAGGCATGGCGGAGGGCATGGCGGCGCCGTTCTCCGGCGCGGCGGCTCCGGAGGTCGGTTGATTCGACATCGAACACCCCTTCTTTAAAAAGCGGCCTTCTCTGAAAAGCGGGCTCAGAACACCGACGAATAAGTCCCCAGTTCGACCTGAACCGATTTGACGCGGGTGTAATGGTCGAGCGTCTCGACCCCGTTCTCGCGGCCGACGCCCGACTGCTTGTAGCCGCCGACCGGCATCTCGGGCGGCGATTCGCCCCAGCCGTTGATCCAGCAGATGCCGGCCTCCAGCCGGTGGATCACCCGGTGGGCGCGGGCCAGATCGCTGGTGACCAACCCGGCGGCGAGGCCATAGAGGGTGGCGTTGGCCCGCCGGATCACCTCCTCCTCCTCGTCGAAGGTCAGCAGCGACAGGACCGGGCCGAAGATCTCCTCGCGAACGATGGACATGCCATCGTGGCAATCGGTGAAGACCGTGGGCTCGACATAGGCGCCGCGCGCGAAGGCGGCCCCCTCCGGAACGCCGCCGCCGGCCAGCAGCCGGGCGCCCTCCGCCTTGCCGGCCGCGATGAAGCGCAGCACCTTGTCGCGGTGGGGAAAGCTGGCGAGCGGACCGAAATTGGTGTCGGGATCGAGCGGGTCGCCGATGCGGATGCGGCGCACGCGGGCCAGCAGCCGCTCCTCGAACGCCGC from Azospirillum sp. B510 includes:
- the betA gene encoding choline dehydrogenase; translated protein: MPAIAPAAREYDYIIVGAGSAGNVLACRLTEDAGVSVLLLEAGGPDHRLDYRTQMPAALAFPLQGRRYNWAYETEPEPHMDNRRMECGRGKGLGGSSLINGMCYIRGNALDYDGWSELPGLEDWSYLDCLPYFRKAETRDIGPDAYHGGTGPLFVTTAKPGVNPLYEAMVEAGVQAGYARTADLNGYRQEGFGPMDRTVTAQGRRCSTARGYLDQARGRPGLTIVTHALTDRILFDGRRAAGVAYLRNGTPVTARARREVLLCAGAIASPAILQRSGVGPSPLLRELGVETVLDLPGVGGDLQDHLEMYIQYHCRQPVSLYPALKWWNQPAIGAEWLFRGTGIGASNQFEAGGFIRTGDDVPWPNIQYHFLPVAISYNGTNAVEAHGFQAHVGSMRSPSKGRVHARSRDPGRAPSILFNYMADPQDWREFRAGIRITRDIMRQRALAPYRGEEISPGAECVTDTDLDAFVRHHAETAYHPCGTCRMGTDEGAVVDGQGRVHGLESLRVIDASIMPRIVTGNLNAPTIMMAEKLADAVRGRPPLPRADVSYHVADAALGRKESMKDQRLRA